One Roseimaritima multifibrata DNA window includes the following coding sequences:
- a CDS encoding efflux RND transporter periplasmic adaptor subunit: MRFEFNQFTVTALKWVAGIVLVVVAGVTYSKWWPVVSGWVDATLANESGESPDAHPAPKPDLDSGGNIALEVLRLSPQAFQNLRLTADSLRPIELTDYQRSITVPAVVAAKPGRSSVVVSSPLNGVVTHVHAVTGEAVTPGALLFEVRLTYEDLVETQTAYLKTISELEVEDREIARLESATQSGAISGRQLLERRYAKEKLEAFAKSQREALRLHGLSERQIEGIGKNGKLMGDLRIYAPDVDSHDHDQELHLSQADALTVGFTGSQATLFPGAIPTAKKEDHVLIVEQLDVHKGQAIVSGETLCTLSDYTDLFIEGKAFEHDIAALTEAASNNWKVSALINGSTGQQVIDGLNLAYVSNSVDPISRTLSLFVELPNERVRDVLNSEDQRFVSWKYRVGQRLELRVPVEEWKDQIVLPAEAVVKEGTDWFVFQQSGQTFTRVPVHVRHRDQSAVVIANDGSIFPGDVVARKGAHQMQMAIKNKTGGGADPHAGHSH, translated from the coding sequence ATGCGATTCGAATTCAATCAATTTACGGTGACGGCCTTGAAGTGGGTCGCTGGGATCGTCCTTGTCGTTGTTGCAGGAGTTACATATTCGAAGTGGTGGCCCGTCGTTTCTGGTTGGGTGGACGCCACGTTAGCGAACGAGTCGGGGGAATCCCCTGATGCTCATCCCGCACCTAAGCCTGATCTGGATAGTGGCGGCAATATTGCTTTAGAGGTGCTGCGGTTGAGCCCGCAAGCTTTCCAGAATCTGAGGCTTACCGCGGATTCGTTACGGCCGATCGAGTTGACCGACTACCAGCGATCGATCACGGTTCCCGCCGTGGTTGCCGCCAAACCGGGCCGATCTTCCGTGGTTGTGTCGTCTCCACTTAACGGAGTCGTAACGCATGTCCACGCAGTGACTGGGGAAGCGGTCACGCCGGGGGCGTTGTTGTTTGAGGTTCGGCTGACCTATGAGGACCTGGTCGAGACTCAAACCGCTTACTTGAAAACGATCAGTGAACTGGAGGTCGAGGATCGCGAGATCGCTCGGCTGGAAAGCGCGACACAATCAGGGGCGATTTCGGGACGGCAATTACTTGAGCGACGGTATGCGAAAGAGAAGCTTGAGGCGTTTGCGAAGTCGCAACGAGAGGCCTTGCGGTTACATGGACTTTCCGAACGTCAGATCGAGGGAATCGGCAAAAACGGAAAACTGATGGGCGATTTGCGGATCTATGCTCCGGATGTGGATAGCCATGACCACGATCAAGAGCTGCACCTGAGTCAGGCTGACGCGTTAACCGTCGGGTTCACCGGCAGTCAAGCGACTTTGTTTCCTGGAGCGATTCCGACGGCGAAGAAGGAAGATCATGTACTGATTGTGGAGCAGCTAGATGTGCATAAGGGGCAAGCGATCGTTTCTGGCGAGACCCTCTGTACGCTGTCGGATTACACCGATCTGTTTATCGAAGGGAAGGCTTTTGAGCATGATATTGCGGCGCTGACCGAAGCGGCAAGCAACAACTGGAAGGTAAGTGCTCTGATCAACGGTTCGACAGGTCAGCAGGTCATTGACGGTTTGAATTTGGCCTACGTATCGAATTCGGTCGATCCGATATCGCGGACATTGTCACTGTTCGTGGAATTGCCAAACGAGCGTGTTCGTGATGTGCTGAATTCTGAAGATCAACGCTTCGTTTCTTGGAAGTATCGTGTTGGTCAACGGCTGGAGCTTCGAGTTCCGGTCGAGGAATGGAAGGACCAAATCGTTCTTCCTGCGGAAGCGGTTGTGAAGGAAGGGACCGATTGGTTTGTTTTTCAGCAAAGCGGACAGACGTTTACTCGGGTGCCAGTGCACGTACGTCATCGCGATCAGTCTGCGGTCGTGATTGCCAATGATGGTTCGATTTTTCCCGGCGATGTGGTGGCGAGAAAAGGAGCCCATCAAATGCAGATGGCGATCAAGAACAAAACGGGCGGAGGTGCGGATCCACACGCCGGTCACTCCCATTAG
- a CDS encoding efflux RND transporter permease subunit, producing the protein MLNAVIRFSLHQRLLVIAIALTLIAVGMWQAAVMPIDVFPDLNRPRVVIMTEAPGMAPEEVESLITLPIETTMNGANGVEAVRSSSGVGISVIYVEFEYGTDVYTDRQIVAERMQMVQDRLPEGIAPQLAPISSIMGQILMLGMWSDDPNADTMDLRTTADWVVRQRLLTIPGVSQVFTMGGQRKQFQVLVDPGAMIRYGVTLEQIEYAVTRSNENGTGGYLDRQGPKELLVRSLGRIQSIEDLRKVPVTIRDSRPVLLSQVASVVEGAQVKRGDSSAFVRRPQSDSESGEGVGDEITFAGDSEWSGGPAVVLTVNKQPGADTRAVTREVMEAIEDLRPSLPAGVQLRTVYSQKAFIDRAIENVMEALRDGGILVVIVLFLFLLNIRTTFITLTAIPLSLVMTALVFAAFDLSINTMTLGGIAVAMGELVDDAIVDVENIYRRLKENRSKGSPLSPLLVVFRASTEVRRSIVFGTMIVILVFIPLFALGGMEGKLFAPMGIAYIVSILSSLVVSLTVTPVLSYWLLGRKKTQAEEADGFLLRWLKSGAGHVIRFSLAFPLLNLGVTALMVALAVVFVSRLEQDFLPPFNEGTIQLNVVLPPGTSLTASNEMAMTVEDALMQIEDVQSFARRTGRAELDEHAEGVNMSEFIIELDPLSPRSREEQLAEIRTGMDQIPGIVTAVEQPIAHLISHMLSGVKAQIGIKIYGDDLDLLRQRAEQIGAEIETVSGVTDVLVEPQVSIPQLRIELDRDRLLQYGLTTADVNEHIQTAMNGKVVSEVLDGMRTFDLLVRMNEEYRENIEELKRLSIQAPEGGVVPLSSLARVYESGGPNVVNRENVRRRIIIQCNVADRGVVDVVADIQKAVQPIVAQLPDGYFVEYGGQFKSQQSASRVISGLFVMSLVGVFLVLYTLFRSTNLALQVMAALPMAFIGSVAALVITGQTLTVAAMVGFISLAGIASRNGILLLQHYLHLVEHEGEEFTKPMIVRAGLERLAPVLMTALTSGIGLVPLVLSAGEAGKEILYPVATVILGGLISSTMLDFFVHPALFWLFGMKSAAAVVRNAKNNVELTEETF; encoded by the coding sequence ATGCTCAATGCCGTAATTCGTTTTTCGCTTCACCAGCGGCTTTTGGTTATTGCGATCGCTCTGACACTCATCGCCGTTGGGATGTGGCAAGCGGCCGTGATGCCGATCGATGTGTTTCCCGATCTGAATCGTCCGCGGGTCGTGATCATGACCGAAGCGCCGGGGATGGCGCCGGAAGAAGTTGAATCGCTGATTACGTTGCCGATCGAAACCACGATGAACGGAGCGAACGGCGTTGAAGCCGTTCGAAGTTCTTCAGGCGTGGGGATCTCGGTCATCTATGTCGAATTTGAATACGGCACCGACGTCTATACCGATCGTCAAATCGTTGCAGAACGGATGCAGATGGTGCAGGATCGTCTGCCCGAAGGGATTGCGCCGCAGTTAGCCCCGATTTCTTCGATCATGGGGCAGATCCTGATGCTGGGGATGTGGAGCGACGACCCCAACGCCGACACGATGGATTTGCGGACGACAGCAGACTGGGTGGTTCGGCAGCGGTTGCTGACCATTCCTGGAGTGTCGCAGGTTTTTACAATGGGGGGCCAACGGAAACAGTTTCAAGTGTTGGTCGATCCCGGCGCGATGATTCGTTACGGCGTCACTCTTGAGCAAATTGAATACGCGGTGACGCGGAGCAATGAAAATGGAACCGGAGGGTATTTGGATCGGCAAGGTCCGAAAGAGTTGCTTGTCCGTTCATTGGGACGCATCCAATCGATCGAAGATTTGCGAAAGGTTCCGGTCACCATTCGTGACAGTCGGCCGGTTTTGCTAAGCCAAGTCGCAAGCGTCGTCGAAGGGGCTCAGGTTAAACGTGGCGATAGTTCCGCGTTCGTCCGTCGCCCTCAATCGGATTCGGAGAGTGGCGAAGGTGTCGGAGACGAGATCACTTTCGCTGGAGATAGCGAGTGGAGCGGTGGTCCCGCCGTTGTTCTGACAGTCAACAAGCAACCAGGTGCCGATACCCGTGCGGTCACTCGTGAAGTGATGGAAGCCATCGAGGACCTGCGGCCATCGCTACCTGCCGGGGTTCAGCTTAGGACGGTTTACTCTCAGAAGGCGTTCATCGATCGGGCAATCGAGAACGTCATGGAAGCTTTGCGGGATGGCGGCATCTTGGTGGTCATCGTTCTGTTCTTGTTTCTGCTGAACATTCGCACGACCTTTATCACATTGACCGCGATACCGCTTTCTTTAGTGATGACCGCACTGGTTTTTGCCGCGTTTGATTTATCGATCAACACGATGACCTTGGGTGGCATCGCGGTCGCGATGGGCGAATTGGTCGATGATGCCATCGTCGATGTGGAAAATATCTATCGAAGGCTGAAAGAGAACCGCTCCAAAGGGTCTCCGCTTTCTCCGCTGCTGGTGGTGTTTCGAGCGAGTACCGAAGTTCGAAGGTCGATCGTTTTCGGAACGATGATTGTGATTTTGGTGTTCATTCCCCTATTCGCACTGGGGGGCATGGAAGGCAAACTGTTTGCTCCGATGGGGATCGCCTACATCGTTTCGATCCTCTCTTCGCTGGTTGTGTCGTTGACGGTGACCCCCGTTCTTTCCTATTGGCTGCTTGGCCGGAAGAAAACGCAAGCGGAGGAAGCGGACGGATTCCTGCTGCGATGGTTGAAGTCGGGTGCTGGCCACGTCATCCGGTTCAGTCTTGCCTTTCCCCTACTGAATTTGGGCGTCACCGCATTGATGGTGGCGTTGGCGGTCGTTTTTGTCTCGCGATTAGAACAGGATTTCTTGCCGCCGTTCAATGAAGGGACGATTCAGTTGAACGTTGTTTTGCCTCCGGGGACGTCGCTTACCGCGTCGAACGAGATGGCCATGACGGTGGAAGACGCGTTGATGCAAATCGAAGATGTTCAAAGTTTTGCTCGACGAACGGGACGAGCCGAACTGGATGAGCATGCCGAAGGGGTGAATATGTCGGAATTCATCATCGAACTGGATCCCCTCTCGCCTCGATCACGCGAGGAGCAGCTTGCGGAAATTCGCACAGGCATGGATCAGATACCAGGGATCGTAACCGCCGTTGAACAGCCGATTGCTCATTTGATCTCGCATATGCTCTCGGGGGTTAAAGCTCAGATTGGTATCAAAATCTATGGCGATGATCTGGATCTGCTACGGCAGCGAGCGGAACAGATTGGTGCTGAGATTGAAACGGTTTCGGGCGTGACGGATGTTCTGGTGGAACCCCAGGTCAGCATTCCACAATTGCGAATCGAATTGGATCGTGATCGATTGCTTCAGTACGGGTTGACCACTGCCGACGTGAACGAGCACATCCAGACCGCGATGAACGGAAAGGTTGTTTCGGAGGTTCTTGATGGGATGCGAACCTTTGATTTGTTGGTTCGAATGAATGAAGAGTATCGCGAAAACATTGAAGAGTTGAAGCGATTGTCGATTCAGGCTCCTGAAGGGGGCGTGGTCCCCTTGTCCAGTTTGGCACGAGTCTATGAATCGGGTGGTCCGAATGTGGTGAACCGTGAAAACGTCCGTCGCCGAATCATCATTCAGTGCAACGTCGCCGATCGCGGGGTTGTCGACGTGGTGGCGGATATTCAAAAAGCCGTGCAGCCGATAGTTGCTCAATTGCCCGATGGTTACTTCGTCGAATATGGCGGTCAATTCAAAAGCCAACAATCGGCAAGTCGAGTGATCTCCGGCCTGTTTGTGATGTCGCTGGTCGGAGTGTTCCTTGTGCTCTATACGTTGTTCCGATCGACAAACCTTGCTTTGCAGGTGATGGCTGCATTGCCGATGGCATTCATCGGTTCCGTTGCCGCTCTGGTTATTACCGGGCAGACCCTAACGGTCGCTGCGATGGTCGGGTTTATCTCATTGGCTGGAATTGCCTCGCGCAACGGCATATTGCTGCTGCAGCATTATTTGCATCTTGTCGAACATGAAGGCGAAGAATTCACCAAGCCGATGATTGTCCGGGCAGGTTTGGAACGACTTGCTCCGGTTCTTATGACCGCGTTGACGTCGGGAATCGGTTTGGTCCCGTTAGTGCTTTCCGCTGGCGAAGCGGGTAAAGAAATTCTTTATCCCGTTGCCACGGTGATTCTGGGTGGCTTGATCAGTTCAACGATGCTTGATTTCTTCGTGCATCCCGCTCTGTTTTGGTTGTTCGGAATGAAGTCAGCGGCAGCGGTTGTTCGCAATGCTAAGAATAACGTCGAATTGACAGAAGAAACCTTTTAA